Proteins from a genomic interval of Polaribacter sp. Q13:
- a CDS encoding sigma-54 dependent transcriptional regulator yields MKEILLVEDDVAFSEMLKQFLKRHHYVVEVSYNLKNALQQIEKKNYDLVFTDLRLPDGDGIALLKKIKLSKQVVPVVLMTSYAEVSTAVQAMKQGAFDYISKPFNPSEVLEVISNALEEKKDDIIVHQEKQKKGTQESSTTTTDFVKGISNSSKTLDEYICLVAPINMSVLITGESGTGKEVVAKTIHLQSPRHNKPFIAVDCGAIPREIASSEFFGHKKGSFTGANEDKIGHFEAANGGTLFLDEVGNLTYENQIQLLRALQERKIKPIGSSKEIKVDIRLITATNEDLLLAVEKGDFREDLYHRLNEFSIKVPNLKDRKDDLILYADFFLNKANQQLNKSVIGFSKKVLTIFQNYQWPGNLRELSNVIKRACLLTKSEVIDVDVLPSELMKVKENTISLNKFSTKENEKVLIISALEEAGNNKTQAAKLLNITRKTLYNKMKEYDLN; encoded by the coding sequence ATGAAGGAGATTTTATTAGTTGAAGACGATGTGGCTTTCTCAGAAATGTTGAAGCAATTTCTTAAACGACATCACTATGTTGTTGAGGTAAGTTATAATTTAAAAAATGCTTTGCAGCAAATAGAAAAGAAAAACTATGATTTAGTTTTTACAGACTTACGTCTTCCGGATGGAGATGGCATTGCCTTGCTAAAAAAAATAAAACTGAGTAAACAAGTTGTTCCTGTGGTTTTAATGACTAGTTACGCAGAGGTTTCTACGGCTGTACAGGCCATGAAACAAGGTGCTTTTGATTATATTTCGAAACCTTTTAACCCAAGTGAAGTTTTAGAAGTTATTAGCAATGCTTTAGAAGAAAAAAAAGATGATATTATTGTTCATCAAGAAAAACAAAAAAAAGGAACACAAGAAAGTAGCACCACTACAACAGATTTTGTAAAAGGAATAAGTAATTCTTCAAAAACTTTAGATGAATATATTTGTTTAGTGGCTCCCATAAATATGTCTGTACTTATTACTGGAGAAAGTGGTACAGGAAAAGAAGTAGTAGCTAAAACAATTCACTTACAAAGCCCTAGGCACAATAAACCATTTATTGCTGTAGATTGCGGTGCAATACCTAGAGAAATTGCTTCGAGTGAGTTTTTTGGTCATAAAAAAGGTTCTTTTACAGGTGCTAATGAAGATAAAATAGGGCATTTTGAAGCTGCAAATGGAGGGACACTTTTTTTAGATGAAGTTGGTAACTTAACGTATGAAAACCAAATTCAACTATTACGAGCTTTACAAGAAAGAAAAATTAAACCTATTGGAAGTAGCAAAGAAATTAAGGTTGATATTCGTTTAATTACAGCAACCAATGAAGATTTACTTTTGGCTGTAGAAAAAGGTGATTTTAGAGAAGATTTGTATCATCGTTTAAATGAGTTTTCTATTAAAGTGCCTAATCTAAAAGATAGAAAAGACGATTTAATCTTATATGCCGATTTCTTTTTAAACAAGGCAAACCAACAGTTGAATAAATCTGTAATTGGTTTTTCCAAAAAAGTATTAACTATTTTTCAAAATTATCAGTGGCCAGGTAATTTAAGAGAGCTGTCTAATGTTATAAAAAGGGCTTGTTTATTAACAAAATCAGAAGTTATTGATGTAGATGTGTTACCTAGCGAATTAATGAAAGTAAAAGAAAATACTATTTCATTAAATAAATTTTCTACCAAAGAAAACGAAAAAGTACTTATTATAAGTGCGCTAGAAGAAGCAGGAAATAATAAAACGCAAGCGGCAAAATTATTAAATATTACTAGAAAAACGCTTTATAACAAGATGAAAGAGTATGACCTTAATTAA
- the apaG gene encoding Co2+/Mg2+ efflux protein ApaG: MINQITKGIKISVDTKYKGTNYRNNRLHHIFGYIITIENKSTETVKLTDRFWTIFDTLNNTEIVSGEGVVGQTPTLKPNDTYTYSSGCFLESNIGAMKGFYTMINLETFEQFKVIIPTFQLTTQATLN; the protein is encoded by the coding sequence ATGATAAACCAAATTACAAAAGGCATAAAAATTTCTGTTGACACCAAATACAAAGGCACAAACTATAGAAACAACAGACTGCACCATATTTTTGGGTATATAATTACGATTGAAAATAAATCTACCGAAACGGTAAAACTTACAGATAGATTTTGGACCATTTTTGACACACTTAATAATACAGAAATTGTTAGCGGAGAAGGTGTAGTAGGACAAACCCCCACTTTAAAACCAAATGACACATACACCTATAGTTCTGGATGTTTTTTAGAATCTAACATAGGTGCCATGAAAGGTTTTTACACCATGATAAACCTAGAGACTTTTGAGCAATTTAAAGTAATTATACCAACTTTTCAACTAACAACCCAAGCAACATTAAACTAG
- a CDS encoding NRDE family protein: MCTVTYLPLEGDNFILTSNRDEAPLRNTISPKRYIENGVELTYPKDELAGGTWIGLSDKKRLVCLLNGGFEIHIRKSFYKMSRGVIVKNILTATDGVSFINNYDFSDIEPFTLILVDWQNQLEIYELVWDGTTKHFNKLPQEPKIWSSSTLYTKEMKEMREEWFANWLLENDEFHQENILEFHQNENLGTLGTSPKMKRKSVETVSITSVVKVNLEVKMHYLDFVNTSKIMQKQ, encoded by the coding sequence ATGTGTACAGTAACCTATCTGCCCTTAGAAGGTGATAATTTTATTCTTACATCTAATAGAGATGAGGCTCCTTTAAGAAATACAATTTCACCAAAAAGATATATAGAAAATGGGGTTGAGTTAACCTATCCTAAAGATGAATTAGCTGGTGGAACTTGGATTGGTTTAAGTGATAAAAAACGATTGGTTTGCCTTTTAAATGGTGGTTTTGAAATACATATAAGAAAGAGTTTTTATAAAATGAGTAGAGGGGTTATTGTAAAAAATATTTTAACAGCTACTGATGGCGTTTCTTTTATTAATAATTATGATTTTAGCGACATTGAACCTTTTACTTTAATTTTAGTTGATTGGCAAAATCAATTAGAAATCTATGAGTTGGTTTGGGATGGTACTACAAAACATTTTAATAAATTACCACAAGAACCTAAAATTTGGTCTTCCTCTACCTTGTATACAAAAGAAATGAAAGAGATGAGAGAAGAATGGTTTGCGAATTGGTTATTAGAAAATGATGAATTTCATCAAGAAAATATATTAGAATTTCATCAAAATGAAAACTTAGGGACTTTGGGTACTTCTCCTAAAATGAAACGTAAATCAGTGGAAACGGTTAGTATTACTTCGGTGGTTAAAGTAAATTTAGAAGTTAAAATGCACTATTTAGATTTTGTAAATACATCTAAAATAATGCAAAAGCAATAA
- the pruA gene encoding L-glutamate gamma-semialdehyde dehydrogenase yields the protein MARGFFNVPKAVNEPVKGYAPGSPERAELLATYKTMFNSNIDVPMHINGEEVRTGNTKNITPPHDHKHVVGQYHTADKTHVDAAISTALAAREAWSNVSWMERAAIFLKAAELLAGPYRARMNAATMIAQSKNVFQAEIDAACEMIDFFRFNVEYMTDIFKDQPASSPGVWNRVEYRPLEGFVYAISPFNFTSIAANLPASAALMGNVVVWKPSDHQAYSAQVIVDLFKEAGLPDGVINVVYGDPVMISDTVLSSPDFSGLHFTGSTHVFKELWKQIGNNIHTYKTYPRIVGETGGKDFIWAHNSANPLQIATAMTRGAFEYQGQKCSAASRSYIPASLWPEVKKHLIAQASELKMGSPEDTSNFVNAVIHEGSFDKIAGYIDAAKTDKDAEIIIGGNHDKSVGYFIEPTVIVSQSPKYATMVTELFGPVMTVYVYEDAEWEASLKLVDESTEYGLTGAIFSTDRYIVEKASKALENAAGNFYINDKPSGAVVGQQPFGGARASGTNDKAGSAQNLLRWTSVRLIKETFVTPTDYKYPFLG from the coding sequence ATGGCAAGAGGATTTTTTAATGTTCCAAAAGCAGTAAATGAACCTGTAAAAGGGTATGCTCCGGGCTCTCCAGAAAGAGCGGAATTATTAGCTACTTATAAAACAATGTTTAACAGCAATATTGATGTGCCAATGCACATTAATGGTGAAGAAGTTAGAACCGGAAACACCAAAAATATTACACCTCCTCATGATCATAAACATGTAGTTGGGCAATATCATACAGCAGATAAAACACATGTAGACGCCGCTATTTCTACAGCTTTGGCTGCTAGAGAAGCTTGGTCTAATGTAAGTTGGATGGAAAGAGCTGCTATTTTCTTAAAGGCTGCAGAATTATTAGCGGGTCCTTATAGAGCAAGAATGAATGCGGCAACAATGATTGCACAATCTAAAAACGTATTTCAAGCAGAAATTGATGCTGCTTGCGAAATGATTGATTTCTTCCGTTTTAATGTAGAATATATGACTGATATTTTTAAAGATCAGCCAGCATCATCTCCAGGAGTATGGAACCGAGTTGAGTACAGACCTTTAGAAGGATTTGTATATGCAATTTCTCCTTTTAACTTTACTTCTATTGCTGCAAACTTACCTGCATCTGCTGCTTTAATGGGAAATGTTGTTGTTTGGAAACCTTCTGATCACCAAGCATATTCTGCACAAGTAATTGTAGATTTATTTAAAGAAGCTGGTTTGCCAGATGGTGTTATAAACGTAGTTTACGGAGATCCTGTTATGATTTCTGATACCGTTTTAAGTTCTCCAGATTTCTCTGGATTACACTTTACAGGTTCTACTCATGTTTTTAAAGAATTATGGAAACAAATTGGTAACAATATTCATACTTACAAAACATATCCAAGAATTGTAGGAGAAACAGGTGGAAAAGATTTTATCTGGGCACACAATTCAGCAAATCCTTTACAAATTGCAACCGCAATGACAAGAGGTGCTTTTGAGTACCAAGGTCAAAAATGTTCTGCTGCTTCACGTTCTTACATTCCTGCGTCTCTTTGGCCAGAAGTTAAGAAACACTTAATTGCACAAGCTAGCGAGTTAAAAATGGGATCTCCAGAAGATACTTCTAACTTTGTAAATGCAGTTATTCACGAAGGTTCTTTTGATAAAATTGCAGGTTATATAGATGCTGCAAAAACAGATAAAGATGCAGAAATAATTATTGGTGGAAATCATGATAAATCTGTTGGTTACTTTATAGAGCCAACGGTAATTGTTAGTCAATCTCCAAAATACGCAACGATGGTAACTGAGTTATTTGGCCCAGTTATGACGGTTTATGTATATGAAGATGCTGAGTGGGAAGCTTCATTAAAATTAGTTGATGAATCTACAGAATACGGATTAACAGGAGCAATCTTTTCTACAGATAGATACATTGTAGAAAAAGCTTCTAAAGCATTAGAAAATGCTGCAGGAAACTTTTATATTAACGACAAGCCATCTGGAGCTGTTGTTGGTCAGCAACCATTTGGAGGAGCAAGAGCTTCTGGAACAAATGATAAAGCGGGTTCTGCACAAAACTTATTACGTTGGACGTCTGTTAGATTGATCAAAGAAACTTTTGTAACACCTACAGATTATAAATATCCTTTCTTAGGATAG
- a CDS encoding DUF2306 domain-containing protein, whose protein sequence is MEYKYLMYSHLITVIPCIFMGAYLLALRKGTPFHKLLGKIYMSLMMITAIITLFMPAYVGPQLLNHFGYIHLFSFLTIYSVPTAIIAVKKGQIKKHNLKMIFLYFGAIVIAGGFTLTPGRFLHTFFFGS, encoded by the coding sequence ATGGAATACAAATACCTAATGTACTCGCATTTAATAACAGTTATTCCTTGTATTTTTATGGGTGCTTATCTATTAGCTTTAAGAAAAGGAACTCCGTTTCATAAGTTACTAGGAAAAATCTACATGTCTTTAATGATGATTACCGCAATCATTACATTATTTATGCCCGCTTACGTAGGTCCACAATTATTGAATCACTTTGGGTATATTCATTTATTCAGTTTTCTAACAATCTATAGTGTACCAACGGCTATAATTGCCGTAAAAAAAGGACAAATTAAAAAACACAACCTAAAAATGATATTCCTTTATTTTGGAGCCATCGTTATTGCTGGCGGATTTACTTTAACTCCGGGTAGATTTTTACACACTTTCTTTTTTGGTAGTTAA
- a CDS encoding zinc-dependent metalloprotease family protein, with protein MNTRFSVLFIFIISFSSIGVVNAQNFLKKIDKNSYTIKEDKVYQKKNFPKAYDLVSIDVNSFNTVLKSKSKRAQKTIQLPNAKGGFSNFLIKEDSNFETKLSEKFSMIKSYSAQGIEDPTAVAKISVGTDGFHAVVYSGVEKTVYIDPYSKDNKSLIVYKRSDLEPDKDGFTCHVEEVSRRVITQVNASKNANDGKLRTFRLALVCSGEYAQFHLTNQNISTAATDEVKKAAVLSAMNTTMTRVNGVYERDLSVKMVIVGDNDKVIFLDAATDNITDGDPDTMLNEVQTICDAEIGNANYDIGHVFSIGGDGLAGGGIVCITGSKARGVTGRSQPIGDAYDIDYVAHEMGHQFGANHTQNNDDCNRNNGTAVEPGSASTIMGYAGICSPNVQSKSDDYFHAVSIAEMWSTIQSSASCAVLTDANNSAPTANAGLDYSIPKSTPFLLKGIGTDADGTASLTYNWEQTDNEVATMPPVATNSGGPMFRSLPSATSSERYMPELATVVAGSIASTWEVLPSVARDLNFSFLVRDNHAGGGSTARDNMKVTVEDADAFTVLTPSTPVTWYGGSTQAITWNKGTTDVTPINCQNVTIKLSIDGGLTFPIILKENTPNDGTEDVEIPENPTTSARIMVEAADNIFYNVNATNFTINSSTPTFEMTNTSGTQFACNTGNQSVSYLLNFDFVNGFSEAVSFTATGQPAGAIVSFNPTTISGDGNVTVNITGLNGVTPQAYTINVIGNSSSINNNIDLGLNITTVSFGALTLTSPANNTDEIDLSTTLNWVADSNASNYDVQVAADSGFTNIITSENVTLNEYSLSGLAVNTSYYWRVKAKNSCGEGSFSNVFQFKTLTPTYCASNFTDDVKGTEFITNVTFNTINNDSGNAAVNGYEDFKTIETTVKRGDEHQVSVTLDTGGYQDHVYVFVDWNQDFVFDKTSERYDLGTELADIGTKTFMITVPTDAKFGSTTMRVVIEYDDSTGGYGDGACDSDHLTEWGETEDYTVVVDNTASIDKVAFEGFNLYPNPTKGEFTLNLQLVNTDKVSVQLFDVRGRLIDEKKYYNTVTNFSKRVFFEKAASGLYLLKVTNGYKQTTRKLIIK; from the coding sequence ATGAATACAAGATTTTCTGTATTATTTATTTTTATAATATCTTTTTCTTCTATAGGTGTTGTAAATGCTCAGAATTTTTTAAAAAAGATTGATAAAAATAGTTATACAATTAAGGAAGACAAAGTTTATCAAAAGAAAAATTTTCCTAAAGCATATGATCTAGTCTCAATAGATGTAAATAGCTTTAATACAGTATTAAAATCAAAATCTAAAAGGGCACAAAAAACAATACAACTGCCAAATGCTAAAGGAGGCTTCTCTAATTTTTTAATTAAAGAAGATTCAAATTTTGAAACGAAGTTATCAGAAAAATTTTCAATGATTAAGTCGTATTCTGCTCAGGGGATAGAAGATCCTACGGCAGTAGCAAAAATTAGTGTTGGTACAGATGGTTTTCATGCGGTAGTGTATTCTGGTGTAGAAAAAACAGTATATATAGATCCTTATTCTAAAGATAATAAATCTTTAATAGTTTACAAAAGAAGTGATTTAGAACCAGATAAAGATGGTTTTACGTGTCATGTAGAAGAGGTTTCAAGAAGAGTTATTACGCAAGTAAATGCTTCTAAAAATGCTAATGACGGAAAATTAAGAACTTTTAGGTTAGCTTTAGTCTGTAGTGGAGAATACGCTCAATTTCATTTAACCAATCAAAATATATCAACTGCAGCAACAGATGAAGTAAAAAAAGCAGCAGTGTTATCTGCAATGAATACGACCATGACAAGAGTAAATGGTGTTTATGAAAGAGATTTATCTGTAAAGATGGTTATTGTTGGAGATAATGATAAAGTGATTTTTTTAGATGCGGCTACAGATAATATTACCGATGGAGATCCTGATACAATGCTTAACGAAGTACAAACAATCTGTGACGCAGAAATTGGAAATGCCAATTATGATATAGGACATGTTTTTAGTATTGGAGGAGATGGTTTAGCAGGTGGGGGCATAGTTTGTATAACGGGAAGTAAAGCACGCGGTGTAACAGGAAGAAGTCAGCCTATTGGAGATGCTTATGATATAGATTATGTGGCACATGAAATGGGACATCAATTTGGCGCAAATCATACACAGAATAATGATGATTGTAATAGAAATAACGGAACAGCAGTAGAACCAGGAAGTGCTTCTACTATAATGGGGTATGCCGGTATTTGTTCGCCAAATGTACAATCTAAAAGTGATGATTATTTTCACGCAGTTAGCATTGCGGAAATGTGGAGTACCATTCAATCTTCTGCAAGTTGTGCTGTGTTAACAGATGCAAATAATTCAGCTCCCACTGCAAATGCAGGGTTAGATTATAGTATTCCAAAATCTACACCTTTTTTATTAAAAGGAATTGGGACGGATGCAGACGGAACCGCTAGTTTAACCTATAATTGGGAGCAAACAGATAATGAGGTAGCAACAATGCCTCCTGTTGCAACAAATTCAGGAGGGCCAATGTTTAGATCTTTACCTTCTGCAACGAGTTCAGAAAGATACATGCCAGAATTAGCAACTGTGGTTGCAGGTAGTATTGCTTCAACTTGGGAAGTGTTGCCTTCTGTAGCAAGAGATTTAAATTTTTCTTTTCTAGTAAGAGATAATCATGCGGGTGGGGGAAGTACCGCAAGAGATAATATGAAAGTGACCGTAGAAGACGCAGATGCTTTTACCGTTTTAACACCAAGTACTCCGGTTACTTGGTATGGTGGTTCAACTCAAGCAATAACTTGGAATAAAGGAACCACGGATGTTACTCCTATTAATTGCCAAAATGTAACGATTAAATTGTCTATAGATGGCGGATTAACTTTTCCTATTATTTTAAAAGAAAACACACCAAATGATGGTACTGAAGATGTTGAAATTCCAGAGAATCCAACAACGTCTGCAAGAATTATGGTGGAAGCGGCAGATAATATTTTTTATAATGTAAATGCAACAAACTTTACAATAAACTCATCAACGCCAACTTTTGAAATGACGAACACAAGTGGAACACAGTTTGCTTGTAATACAGGAAATCAATCTGTAAGTTATCTTTTAAATTTTGATTTTGTAAACGGATTTTCGGAGGCGGTGTCTTTTACTGCAACGGGGCAACCAGCAGGAGCTATAGTGTCTTTTAATCCAACTACTATAAGTGGCGATGGCAATGTTACAGTGAACATAACGGGTTTAAATGGTGTAACTCCGCAAGCTTATACCATAAATGTAATAGGGAATTCTTCGAGTATAAATAACAATATAGATCTAGGACTAAATATAACAACTGTTAGTTTTGGCGCTTTAACCTTAACATCTCCAGCTAATAATACAGATGAAATAGATTTAAGTACAACCTTAAATTGGGTTGCAGATTCAAACGCCAGTAATTACGATGTGCAAGTGGCTGCTGACAGTGGTTTTACGAATATAATAACCAGTGAAAACGTAACTTTAAATGAGTATTCTTTATCAGGACTAGCTGTAAATACTTCTTATTATTGGAGGGTAAAAGCTAAAAATAGTTGTGGAGAAGGAAGTTTTTCGAATGTATTTCAATTTAAAACCTTAACACCTACGTATTGTGCTTCTAACTTTACAGACGATGTTAAAGGGACAGAATTTATTACGAATGTAACATTTAATACCATTAATAATGATTCTGGAAATGCAGCTGTTAATGGATATGAAGATTTTAAAACGATTGAAACCACTGTTAAAAGAGGAGATGAACATCAAGTATCTGTAACTTTAGATACAGGAGGATATCAAGATCATGTGTATGTATTTGTAGATTGGAATCAAGATTTTGTTTTTGATAAAACTTCGGAAAGATATGATTTGGGGACTGAGTTAGCAGATATTGGAACTAAAACTTTTATGATTACAGTTCCTACTGATGCCAAATTTGGAAGCACAACAATGAGAGTTGTTATAGAATATGATGATTCTACAGGAGGTTATGGAGATGGAGCCTGTGATTCTGATCATTTAACGGAATGGGGCGAAACCGAAGATTATACTGTAGTTGTAGATAATACGGCTTCTATTGATAAGGTTGCTTTTGAAGGTTTTAATTTATATCCAAACCCAACAAAAGGAGAATTTACACTGAATCTTCAGTTAGTGAATACAGATAAAGTATCTGTACAATTATTTGATGTTAGAGGAAGATTGATTGATGAAAAAAAATATTATAATACTGTAACCAATTTTTCTAAAAGAGTGTTTTTTGAAAAAGCTGCTTCAGGCTTGTATTTGTTAAAAGTTACTAATGGATATAAACAAACAACAAGAAAGTTGATTATAAAATAG